One genomic segment of Choristoneura fumiferana chromosome Z, NRCan_CFum_1, whole genome shotgun sequence includes these proteins:
- the Blos2 gene encoding biogenesis of lysosome-related organelles complex 1 subunit 2 produces MSDEDIEKWIKDNRNKDLPVSTSCSSFEVLDPHDPVISRLATQLFKCTNDYLQGEMSAGQDHYHLLEQINRLTITKYTDLRNLAVNLSKTLNEYNEMYNQQIRPLLQQIDAIDAQVSKFEANAYRLDSYTKQLKARFKELEEK; encoded by the exons aTGTCCGACGAGGATATCGAAAAATGGATCAAGGACAACCGTAACAAAG ACCTACCAGTATCAACAAGTTGTTCAAGCTTTGAAGTCCTGGACCCGCATGACCCTGTGATCAGTCGGCTCGCCACACAGCTGTTCAAGTGCACCAATGACTACCTTCAAGGAGAAATGTCTGCTGGCCAG GACCACTACCATCTCCTGGAACAGATCAATAGACTGACAATCACCAAATACACGGACCTCCGCAACCTTGCTGTCAACCTGAGCAAGACTCTAAATGAATACAACGAGAtgt acaacCAGCAGATTCGGCCGTTGCTTCAACAGATCGACGCCATCGACGCTCAAGTGTCGAAGTTTGAAGCGAACGCGTATCGCCTTGACAGCTACACCAAACAACTGAAAGCTCGCTTTAAGGAGCTCGAAGAAAAGTAA